The DNA window atatatatatatatataattcaaaatttcattttcaaacttaaaaaaatattttctttgacactatatatatttattgattataaaattataccacaattttttttaaacatactCATTACAAaagttatgataaaattaattataaattaacaatttatacataaaaaaacaaattaaatgttcattattataaatttatgattggTAAAAAgtattaacaaaattatattgaataaaaacaaaaatttaacatataaataaattatataaaaggctaaatataaaaatttaattaaattaaaaattaaaagaccaaattaaatgtttgaagtaaattatataaaaaaaaaattaaatattcaaatcaaaacttttaaaattttaaaaatttaaagggcctaTAACTTTATAACTTACGCGgttggggttatttaaataactcaacccACTCAAACATTTTTTCACTCTCCCTCTCATCAAttacatcactcaattcattactcaaaatactaaaatatcatttagggtgtgtttgatgatggggaattggaattggaattggcattggaattctaattccaattccatgagaattggcattgaattacaattcaattcctatgtttggaaaaatgatagaattataattcaattccaattcctatgtttgggaaaatgatagaattgtaattcaattctaattccaatgtttgtaaaataaaatatcggttcaaaatgttaacttttaaaatatgttttggcgttttggcacgtttatacgtttttgacattttttcacattttcacacgtttttcacgttttccacacgttttaacacgtttttcacattttcacacattttttacgtttttcacacgttttaacacgtttttcacgtttttcacgtttttcacgtttttcaaacgtttttcacatgtttttcacgttttccacacgttttcacgtttttcacacgtttttcacgtttttcacgttttcacacgttttcacgttttttacacgttttaatacgttttcacgtttttcacacattacaacacgtttttcacattttcacacgtttttcacgtttttcacacattattcacacgtttttcacacgtttttcatgttttcacgtttttcacacgttttaacacgttttacacgtttttcacgttttcacgtttttcacgtttttcacgtttttcaaacgtttttcacgtttttcacgttttcaaacgttttcacgttttttacacgttttaacacgttttcacatgtttttcacgtttttcacacgttttcacgttttcacgtttttcacacgttttaacacgtttttcacgtttttcacgtgttaaacgtgttaaaacgtgttaaacgtgttaaaacgtgtgaaaaacgtgaaaacgtgaaaaacgtaaaaaacatgtgaaacgtgtcaacaacgtgttaaaaacgttttaaacgtgttaaaaacatgaaaacgtgtcaaaaacgtgttaaacgttccaaacatgtgaaaaacgtgttaaacatgccaaaacgtgaaaaacgtgttaaacgtgtcaaaaatgtggtaaacgggtgaaaaacgtaaaaaaaatgttaaatgtgttaaaaacgtgaaaacatgttaaacgtgtcaaaaacgtataaaatgtgtttaatgtgtcaaaaacgtgaaaacgtgttaaacgtgtcaaaaacgtgttaaacatgtgaaaatcttgttaaacgtgtcaaaacgtgttaaacgtgtaaaaaatgtggtaaacgtgtcaaaaacgtaaaaaaatgtgttaaatatgtcaaaaacgtgaaaacgtgttaaacgtgtcaaaaacgtgttaaatatgtgaaaaacttgttaaacgtgccaaaacgtgaaaaacgtgtaaaacatgtcaaaaatgtggtaaacgtgtcaaaaacgtaaaaaaacgtgttaaatgtgtcaaaaacgtaaaaaaacgtgttacatgtgtcaaaaacgtgaaaacgtgttaaacgcgtcaaaaacgtgttaaatatgtgaaaaacttgttaaacgtgccaaaacgtgcaaaatgtgccaaaacgtaaaaaacgtgtcaaacgtgtcaaaaacgtgttaaacgtgttaaaaacgtgaaaatcatgttaaacgtgtcaaaaacgtgttaaacgtgtcaaaggcgtgaaaaacgtgttaaatatgttaaaaacgtgttaaacatgtcaatgacgtgaaaaacgtgttaaatgtgtcaaaacgtgttaaacatgacaaaaacgtgttaaacgtgccaaaaacgtgttaaacgtgttaaaaacgtgaaaatcatgttaaacgtgttagacgtgtcaagaacgtgaaaaacgtgttaaacgtgccaaaaacgtgttaaacgtgccaaaaacgtattaaacgtgccaaaaacgtgttaaacgtgctaaaatatgaaaatatattaagcgtgtaaaaaacgtgttaaaaacgtgtaaaacgtgtttaatgtgtgaaaaacgtgttaaatatgtcaaaaacatgaaaaacgtgttaatttggaattacaattccgacctaaaaagataggaattgagaactatcaaattacactacattgaattccattggaattctaattccaattccaattcttaatattaaagtgtctaacaaacataagaattggaattggaccctccaattccaattccaatgccaattccagggctatcaaacacacccttattttaaattactatttattattttattattatagattaatacctttaaataattttaccaaaaatattttcatctcctcaaaattatcaccaatcattactcaTATTTCCCCTctaaattattacaataatctCAATCCAAACAAAGCCTTAGTTAATTTGTTAGGTTTATGAATAATAACAAAGCAAATATGTGTGATTTGAaggaaaaatatatgttatttaaattttatatttgccTTTGCTTAGGATTGGAGTTGAAAGGGATATTAGGATGCGCTTACTATTGTGttgtaaatgattttaaaacttCTTTCTCGAAATTTTTTTATgggaaaatttgacgaaatgaccttaaagatagggttatttgacctggtggcaaataataattttatttgctCTCATggtcacttttatttttttggacgaaattaccctcTTCGCGTATGCGAAGGGACTTTCCGTTTCgcaaaagaattttttttatataaatacttaaatttttctGTTTcgtcattttctttctctctctttcctctcttctctctcttctcgcgAGGACACGGCGGCGGCGGAACCACGGcgaaaccctaaacctaaacgaACACATTATACAGATCGACGGCGAAAACACATTCTAATATTAGGTAATTTGAtcgatttatgttttattttcattatattcatCTTCAAACCTAAACCATgaggtttttttattattcatcttattgttcatcgtGGTTGTTTATTTTGTCGATGATGAAGTTAATATTGCTCTAATtcggttccgtttcagggaagattcattTGATTCTCGTGACTTCATGTTTCACGAAGGGCTTCATGTTTCGCGAAGCGGCACGGTCGACACGTGAAACAGCACACGAAGCAGCACGGTCAGCACGCGAAGCAGCACGGTCGACACGCGAAACGGCACGATTGACACGCGAACATTACGCGAAGCGGAACAAAGTTGTACTTAAATTTGTGTAAAATGTTTTTTGCTTAATTTCTAATGTCACTCttcaaataatcattttttgCTTAATTTCCTTTTCAAATCGAACATTACAATCTCATTTATGTAGCAAGTGAGTATGATTTGTATAGTGTGAATGTTTTTGCATGTTGTTTTGTAATTTCATTGGATGGTTCTTTATCCTCATTTGTTATGTTGccagggccggccctggggtaagcccgacaagcccacgggctagggcagcccactccacagggcagcccatttattaaaaatattaaggttttagttaaatatattgtaattttgaaCATAAGATACTGTAGTCTTTTGGTTTtagataaaaacttaaaatgtttgttttgGTTATGGGTTCAAACCTCAccaaaaaccatttttttattaaattttttaactcgATCTAGGGCAACAAAAAATATCGAGAATTTTTTTAACGGGGGCtggggcagcccaaaactcggggTCGGCTCTGTTAAGGTTGCTTAAacgattattttatatacaaatcTGAAATAAGTTAcgtaaaaataaaatctagaGAAAGTGAAGAAGGGGGTATTGgccaaagaagaaaaaagaaacattGAAGAAGAACTTGCTTTTATAAAGAATGTTGATGACAAGAATTACTCATTCCAATTTTCCATTACACAACAGAAGCAAAAAAAAAGCCTTATATAAATACATCTTCGGTGAAAGCAAATGATTGAAGAGAATCTAAGTACAACTCTGTGtcgcttcgcgtaacgcgatgtgCCGCTTCGCGTAACGTGATGTGCATTCACGTGCCGACCGTGTCGACCGCGCTGTTTCACGTAACGCGATGtgccacttcgcgaaacgcaaagtacttagcgaaatgcgaagtgaatcttccctgaaacggaacccatatgacatgcaaatatcatcatcgacaaatatgaacaataagatgaacaaaaatatgaaccaatatgaacaataaaaacagattaaattgatttaaggttagggtttgattaagaacaacataaatcgtttgaaatgaagataatagaaatAAGAACAGTATGATGAACATCGATTcattaacaaatatgaaccaatatgaacaataagaatagattaaattgatttagggttagggtttgattaagaataacataaattgtttgaaatgaagataatagaaatAAGAACAGTATGATGAACATCTGAATGTTAGGTTAGGGTGTTAGGGTTTTCTTATCTTTGATGTTTTCGCCGTAGCCTTCGCCGCCGCCGTCGTCGAACAAGAgtaaagagagaagagagagaaaggaaatgaaaaaatttaggtatttatataaaaccctaattcacttcgcgaaacgtgaagtccTTTCGCGTTACGAGAAAAAGgataatttcgtccaaaaaaataaaagtgaccATAAGagcaaataaaattattatttgccaccaggtcaaataaccctatctttgagattatttaatcaaatttctcCTTTTATGTTGTATTCAGTCATGGtggttaattgtttttattttattttatttttttttgtctaccACCGTACGTCCGTGACTTGTTCAATTTCTTTCCGTGAAACAAATAGAATTTATTTGatcgaatatatattattatatttcttaacATAGATCCacgtaattataaaaaaaaataactaattattttcaaagagggcaataaaaaattatttaaatatgggAAGGTTTTTATACACATTTTTTATATGTGATAAAGTGTTTGTGGGTGAGATGGCATGGTTTTGTCCAACCATCTATGATAAGAAAGAGGTGCGCGTGCTATCCATATTTTCTATAATAAGCAAACAAAAACTCATATCTATTTCATTATTCCAATTCATCTACTATTACTAGAAAGATAGCTACTGCTGCTTAATTAATGGCGTCCATTGTTAGCTTCTCCGGTGGTGTTGGTCTCCTGTACGGCGGCGGATCCACGCCGGAATTGGTGAAGTCCGGCAGAGCCAGTTCTCGGGTGGTGGTGAGAGCTGAATTGGGTGGTTCTGGTTCAAATGTAAACCTTTCTGTCAGGAAGGAGGAATCTCAAGTCACTGATACTGTTCTTGTTGCTGATCTTGCCAAACCAAACACTGCCTACTGCAggtacttttttaaaaaaatttaaaattaatttgttgtttcataacaaacaaacaatattatagGTGTTGGAGGTCGAAGACATTTCCTTTGTGTGATGGGAGCCATGTAAAACACAACAAAGAAACTGGAGACAATGTTGGCCCTTTGCTTCTCAAGAAGTAATTCATTAATTCATGCTTTTTATCacatgtaataataataataacaaggcATGCCATACATACATTGCAAAATCAACCcattaataaattcattatatgTTACTATTACGAGTTTGCTTAAACgagacaaaatattaaattagaagTGAACAAAAGTCACGAGTTCGATTATTTTCACCTCCAAAATCTTATGAATGAAATGTCATATCCTTCCTTCAAGACAGGGATCATGTTCAACTTAATTTCTTCTGTCTCATCCTAGCTAGGGAGcaaattatagatatttaaCAAAATGCAAGCAAAAATAGAACGAATGAGAAGTTTTCAATCAAAccaattataataaatacatatGGGTTGAATGCAATTCATGAAAAATGCAATTGATTGCATTGAATGATTTTCTTTcgttgttaaataattatttattatgattaactaatttatt is part of the Impatiens glandulifera chromosome 1, dImpGla2.1, whole genome shotgun sequence genome and encodes:
- the LOC124922509 gene encoding CDGSH iron-sulfur domain-containing protein NEET-like; translation: MASIVSFSGGVGLLYGGGSTPELVKSGRASSRVVVRAELGGSGSNVNLSVRKEESQVTDTVLVADLAKPNTAYCRCWRSKTFPLCDGSHVKHNKETGDNVGPLLLKK